A single Lolium perenne isolate Kyuss_39 chromosome 6, Kyuss_2.0, whole genome shotgun sequence DNA region contains:
- the LOC127305262 gene encoding uncharacterized protein, translated as MQSAMELVLFREEGMDDRQQHATVVKRKRTKRPRHHPPAAMASSSASSSDSTTTEEEDMAHCLILLAQSAAPPVVVEARSSTPATAPQEASPPAAGPTPVVAATTKTERYTSRKYTEAATTADGVRAGFYVYECKTCNKCFPTFQALGGHRASHKKPRIAGGADEDATNTAIVAVTKPSKPPSMKTASPPPPTMTAASPPLPPPALDAAPDVTTVLSLNNGGSPGINNNRIRVHECSICGAEFASGQALGGHMRRHRPLHAPSAAPVTAIAAVTTKKDGSASINLELDLNLPAPSDEESVSHPHPPPSAPATAPVVLGLGPFDSGKKRLMLTAASAALVDCHY; from the coding sequence ATGCAATCGGCCATGGAGCTGGTGCTCTTCCGGGAGGAGGGCATGGATGATCGGCAGCAGCATGCAACTGTAGTGAAGCGGAAGCGCACCAAGAGGCCGCGCCACCACCCGCCGGCGGCCATGGcgtcctcctccgcttcctcATCCGATAGCACCACCACCGAGGAGGAGGATATGGCCCACTGCCTCATCCTCCTCGCCCAGAGCGCAGCCCCTCCCGTCGTCGTCGAAGCTAGGTCGTCGACGCCCGCGACGGCGCCGCAAGAGGCATCGCCTCCGGCCGCCGGGCCGACGCCTGTGGTGgcagcgacgacgaagacggAGAGGTACACGAGCCGCAAGTACACGGAGGCGGCCACCACGGCGGACGGCGTCAGGGCCGGATTCTACGTGTACGAGTGCAAGACGTGCAACAAGTGCTTCCCCACCTTCCAGGCCCTCGGCGGCCACCGCGCCAGCCACAAGAAGCCACGTATCGCCGGAGGCGCCGATGAGGACGCCACAAACACCGCCATCGTCGCCGTCACCAAGCCTTCCAAGCCGCCGTCAATGAAGACGGCATCACCACCGCCGCCGACGATGACAGCagcgtcgccgccgcttccaccacCTGCGCTGGACGCTGCCCCGGACGTCACGACCGTGCTGAGCCTCAACAACGGCGGCAGCCCTGGCATCAACAACAACAGGATTCGCGTGCACGAGTGCTCCATATGCGGCGCCGAGTTCGCCTCCGGGCAGGCGCTGGGCGGGCACATGCGGCGTCATCGGCCACTGCACGCGCCGAGCGCCGCCCCGGTGACCGCGATCGCCGCGGTAACCACGAAGAAAGACGGGAGCGCCAGCATCAACCTGGAGCTCGATCTCAACCTGCCAGCTCCGTCCGACGAGGAGTCTGTCTCGCACCCGCACCCGCCCCCGTCAGCGCCGGCAACTGCGCCGGTGGTGCTCGGCCTTGGGCCGTTCGACAGCGGCAAGAAACGGCTCATGctcaccgccgcctccgccgcgctGGTGGATTGCCATTATTGA